Proteins found in one Cricetulus griseus strain 17A/GY chromosome X, alternate assembly CriGri-PICRH-1.0, whole genome shotgun sequence genomic segment:
- the LOC100763597 gene encoding LOW QUALITY PROTEIN: polycomb group RING finger protein 6-like (The sequence of the model RefSeq protein was modified relative to this genomic sequence to represent the inferred CDS: inserted 2 bases in 1 codon; substituted 1 base at 1 genomic stop codon), which translates to MDKSDSELQKPDRPMEAPKSNAAVSSEPATRTLGCSESRHPHLGKERANQEESCVPLSQLTPYISCSICKGYLIDAATITECLHSFCKSCILKPFDHSHRCPKCNIVVHEAKRHHNLRLDRHLQNXVYKGVAGLEEKEKKRRHQFSKENCSQTPKPAAVPQPGPSSEGNTKEIVQLDMSLVLESMAISADTEHFKPLKMKFVRVSGSATTEHIEKFLKRKMELAAAFRVDIMCXFLKNFQTLQEVRCAVGEAGLQDGLLALYYSVMLPPPNGTC; encoded by the exons atggacaAATCTGACTCAGAGCTCCAAAAGCCTGACAGACCCATGGAGGCCCCCAAGAGTAATGCGGCAGTGTCCTCAGAGCCTGCA ACGAGGACTCTGGGCTGCTCGGAATCCAGGCATCCTCACCTGGGGAAGGAGAGGGCCAACCAGGAGGAGAGCTGTGTTCCTCTCTCGCAGCTGACTCCATACATCTCCTGTTCCATTTGCAAAGGCTACTTAATAGACGCAGCAACCATTACAGAATGTCTTCATTCCTTCTGTAAAAGCTGCATCTTAAAACCTTTTGATCATAGCCACAGATGTCCAAAATGCAACATTGTGGTGCATGAAGCCAAACGTCATCATAACCTGAGGTTGGATCGACACTTACAAAA AGTGTACAAAGGAGTGGCAGGcctagaggaaaaagaaaagaagcgaAGGCATCAATTCTCCAAAGAAAATTGTTCACAAACACCAAAGCCTGCTGCTGTTCCACAGCCAGGCCCTTCAAGCGAAGGAAACACTAAGGAAATTGTGCAACTTGATATGTCTTTAGTCCTGGAGTCTATGGCCATTAGTGCAGACACTGAACATTTTAAGCCACTGAAAATGAAGTTTGTGCGAGTCTCAGGAAGTGCAACCACTGAACATATAGAAaagtttctcaaaagaaaaatggagctTGCTGCAGCTTTCCGGGTAGACATCATGTGTTAGTTTCTGAAGAACTTTCAAACTCTACAAGAAGTGCGTTGTGCAGTAGGGGAGGCTGGGCTGCAGGATGGTCTGCTAGCCCTTTATTACAGTGTCATGCTTCCTCCTCCAAATGGGACTTGCTAA